The proteins below come from a single Melitaea cinxia chromosome 9, ilMelCinx1.1, whole genome shotgun sequence genomic window:
- the LOC123656156 gene encoding integumentary mucin C.1-like, protein MPGHWIPLSIVKVILGGTTTEYFNKLAHVITIPTTTTTEATTTEIITTPTTTTPTTTTPTTTTPTTTTTEGTTTLLTTTKKAVTPTTTSTTTTTTTTTTTTPPPPPPPISIKTTPPITTTTTMTTPTTTPTTTPTTTPTTPAANPITTPTTTPTTTPTTTPTTTPTTTPTTTPTTTPTTTPTTTPTTTPTTTTPTTTTKRGPHRNKKPATDAHENMNN, encoded by the coding sequence ATGCCAGGTCATTGGATACCATTAAGCattgtaaaagtaattttaggTGGGACCACAAcagagtattttaataaattggcGCACGTTATAACAATACCTACTACAACAACAACGGAGGCAACAACAACAGAAATAATAACCACACCGACAACAACTACACCGACAACAACTACACCGACTACAACTACACCTACTACAACTACAACAGAGGGAACAACAACGCTGCTCACCACAACAAAAAAAGCCGTGACGCCTACAACTACGTcgacaacaacaacaacaactacaACTACGACGACGACACCACCTCCCCCTCCACCACCTATTAGTATTAAAACGACACCACCTATAACAACAACAACGACGATGACGACTCCTACAACGACTCCTACCACAACTCCTACAACAACTCCTACAACACCTGCAGCAAATCCTATAACGACTCCTACAACAACTCCTACGACGACTCCTACAACGACTCCTACAACGACTCCTACGACGACTCCTACAACAACTCCCACAACAACTCCTACAACGACACCTACAACAACTCCTACAACGACTCCCACGACAACAACACCGACGACCACAACTAAAAGGGGTCCACATCGAAATAAAAAACCAGCTACAGACGCTCacgaaaatatgaataattag